The genomic stretch AAGGATTTAGTTGTGGTCTTTGTTGTTACCAAACAATGCATCATTTGACACTGATAATGACTTATCTCTTTCGTTGTTACAGAGAGATTATGAAGAATTTAAAGTGAGGATTAACAGTCTTGTGGCAACGGCACAGAAGGTTCCTGAGGATGGATGGACCATGCAAGATGGGACTCCTTGGCCTGGAAATGATGTGAGGGATCACCCTGGCATGATTCAGGTAAGAAGATACAGACTTCAATGCAGTTATATGTAATTTTGTAATTTAGGTACGATGAAACGATCCGTGTTACAATCCCTGTGTTATGATTTTTCACCCCTTTCCGATCCTAAGTAGAATCTTGATATTTACAACACTGTCAACAAATTAGTAAAAAACATCGTTCATTTTTATTTTACAGGTGTTCCTTGGTCATGATGGTGTCCGCGATGTTGAGGGAAACGAGTTACCTCGCTTAGTTTATGTTTCTCGTGAAAAAAGGCCTGGGTTTGATCACCACAAAAAGGCTGGTGCAATGAATTCTCTGGTAAGTCTCGATTTACTTCTATTTTGGTTCAGGCTCAAACTGCTGATGATTCATTGGTCTTTGAAAACATGCTTTTGGTAATAATAATATTAAATGAATATAAATATTTGAAGGTACGGGCGGCGGCAATCATCACAAATGCACCTTATATTCTGAATGTTGATTGTGATCACTACATTAACAATAGCAAGGCACTTAGAGAAGCCATGTGCTTTATGATGGACCCTCAACTTGGGAAGAAGATCTGTTATGTACAATTTCCTCAAAGATTTGATGGAATTGATCGACATGATAGATACTCAAACAGAAATGTTGTATTTTTCGATGTAAGTCTTTGCTTCTTTGATTCTTTGCAAATGTTGtaattttttcttctttcttccctTTATCATGACTAGTTTACTACCTGATTGAAAACAGATCAATATGAAAGGATTGGATGGATTACAAGGTCCGATTTACGTCGGAACTGGATGTGTTTTCAGAAGGTATGCACTCTATGGATACGACGCACCTGCCAAGAAGAAGGCGCCAAGTAAAACCTGCAACTGTTTGCCAAAGTGGTGCTGCTGGTGCTGTGGCTCTAGAAAGAAGAAGAATCTCAACAATAAGAAAGATAAAAAGAAGAAGGTAAAGCATAGCGAAGCATCAAAGCAGATACACGCACTTGAAAATATAGAGGCAGGGAATGAAGGTTAGAATTTTCGATCAATTGGCTGTCCTTACTTCATGTAAAGAACTTTATGCGAGAAGTTTTGGTTGATAACAATAAATGCTAACCATGTTTTGCTGCAGGAGCCATCATTGAGAAACCATCCAATTTGACTCAATTGAAATTGGAGAAGAGGTTTGGACAATCTCCAGTGTTTGTAGCCTCTACACTTTTGGATAATGGTGGAGTTCCACATGGAGTGAGTCCCGCATCACTTTTAAAAGAAGCCATTCAAGTTATCAGTTGTGGTTATGAAGACAAAACCGACTGGGGAAAAGAGGTAAACATCAAAGATTCTTTTTTTCCTTCTAATTCTTAAAAACTAGTCTTCTTGTCGCCTTGAGTGCGAGGTCAGTGATAAGAGTCTTGTCGTGACATTTATTTCTTGTTCTCACAATTATTGGCTTGAACTTGAACCAGGTTGGATGGATCTATGGTTCTGTGACAGAGGATATCTTGACTGGTTTCAAAATGCATTGCCACGGTTGGCGGTCTGTGTATTGCATCCCTAAGCGTCCTGCATTCAAGGGGTCAGCACCTATCAATCTTTCAGATCGTCTACATCAAGTTCTTCGTTGGGCTCTTGGTTCTGTTGAGATCTTTTTCAGCAAACATTGTCCAATTTGGTATGGCTATGGTGGTGGCTTGAAGTTGTTGGAACGATTTTCCTACATAAATTCAGTTGTATATCCCTGGACTTCCCTCCCATTGATCGTCTATTGTACTTTACCAGCCATATGTCTTCTCACCGGAAAATTTATTGTGCCTGAGGTATGCTTATATTTTTTCCCTTCACTTAAGGAATTAAGAAACTAGTAAATGCAGTGATTTGTTTTTCCAATATTTAGAGCTTGTATGGATAAACAACTTAATGAAGCGCTTATCATATAAGTGTGTTGGAGTAAACTATTTAtaacaaaagataaaataaagTCAAAAAGTTATCATAAGCTACTTTAAAGAGTTTATGGAAATAAGCTGAAAGTAGCTTATGGGACATGTCATAAATTGTTTTCATAAGCTCTCAAACAATCTTACAAGTGCTAATGCTAGTAGATGCCAATCCAAACAGATTCTTAATATCTGTAGAATAGTAGACATGGCTATTACTAACATACTATTTTTGTTTCATCTGATATGTGCAGATAAGCAATTATGCAAGTATTGTGTTTATGGCCCTCTTCATATCCATTGCAGCAACTGGTATCCTCGAGATGCAATGGGGTGGTGTTGGAATCGATGATTGGTGGAGGAATGAACAGTTTTGGGTGATTGGAGGTGCTTCATCACATCTTTTCGCCCTTTTCCAAGGTTTACTCAAGGTTTTAGCTGGTGTCGACACAAACTTCACAGTTACATCCAAAGCAGCTGACGACGGAGCATTCTCAGAGCTCTACATCTTCAAATGGACCTCGCTGTTAATCCCTCCGATGACATTATTGATCATGAATATTGTTGGTGTGATTGTCGGTGTCTCGGATGCTATCAATAATGGTTATGACTCATGGGGACCCCTCTTTGGTAGATTATTCTTTGCCCTTTGGGTCATCATACATCTTTATCCATTCCTCAAGGGTTTGCTTGGGAAACAAGATAGAATGCCAACCATTGTGTTGGTTTGGTCCATCTTGTTAGCATCCATCTTGACCCTCTTGTGGGTTAGAGTTAACCCTTTTGTTTCAAGAGACGGTCCTGTCTTAGAAATTTGTGGATTGAATTGTGATGATACATGAAGAATAAATGGAAGTGTTTTTAAAGAAGCAATCAATGCATTTGAATACTAAGACACGCTTCACATCAcaaaaaaagggaaaaaagtCGTTGCACAAATTTTTGGATGGAAGTTGTATTTTTTCGGTGGTGTGTGTAGATATAGAGGAAGGAAAGAAAATGGAAGGGAAAGAGGGGGAGTTTGACACATTGTTGCCTGCAATAGAGGTTTTCTTTTCATTTATTCTTTGATTATATTTTCTGTGGTTTTTAAGTGTTGTTGTTATTCTCTCTTTTTTCTAGTTGTTTTCATGTATTCTTATATAAGAAAGAGGCATTGAATTATATATGATAAGTTATTCCCTCTTCAAAACAGAGGGATAAGCAGTCTCAAGAATTAGAGTTATGTCATATTTTAAGGTATGGTTTTTTGTTGAAACCTTTGTGACATGAGAGATTTCTTCCTCATTTGTAATACCATCAACTATGGATTCTTGTTCCTCTCACATGTTGTTTATGTTTTCATTCTTCAAACTGTATGAAACTTTTGGTTAGATACCACTAGAAACTTGTGATATTGTTAGTAGTACTATTGTGTACCATTTTCCTACACATATGTTACATGCATTAAAGTTTTATTAAACCTTGTGATGTGCTTGATGTCCACTAATTTGGTGTGGAGTAACGTGTATGGTAATTAACTAGTACTCTATCTTAATGCTATTTTGAGCATTGCACTTTAATATACCTTACTCTCCATCTTTGTTACAAAAATGACTATAAGAAACATCCATGCCTATTCATATATGGTGGAAGTTAGAAGGGCGGCTAATAATACTAAGATAGATCCCATCTTGCATAATAGAAAAGAAATTGGGTATATTAAGTGATGAGATTGATTTTTCTTTCTAAGTAATAACTTGTGAAAATTTAGTTAGACCCTAAAATGATCAAAATTAAATTGACATTGTCTTCTTCATTTGCATTCCTCTCTCCTTTTCCATTTCACTTTCTCCCTCCatcttcttttttattttagatGTTTCACCTATCCTTGTATGGAGTTCTAAAAATCAAATTTATGAATCATGATGTTTCACCTATCCTTGAAGGGAGTGCTAAAATTCAAATTATGAATCTATTGAGTTTTTCCTTGTGCATATTTTTAAGGGGTTAAGAGTCATCCTTTTAAAATTTAAAAGTGTCCTTCCTAGATCTAGAAGTATACTCCCCTACACAACATATCCAGTACGTGAGTCACCTATTCTATTTTGTCAAAAAATAGTAGAACTTATGGAATAATACCGAAGTATACTTCCGTAATAGTCCTTTCGCAATAAATTTTCTATAAaattgtcatttttattttttttataaatattttagGCCATTTATACTAAGTTTATTATCAAAATAAATTTGTTATCAATTAAATCATACActaatataattaaataaaatgtcatattaattcaattaaaattcATAATCAAATATTATTGGTGACAAATTTTAACCCATAATATAAATATTATCAAAATACAAGTAAAAGTGAATTATTGGTATATCTGACCTCCCAGTTTTTTCTCTGCCCCCGAATATGAGTGTCTTTTAGAAACTCTCATCTCTTTCTATACCCGCTCGCGCAGTTGCCATAATAAGTTAAAATACATGTAATACATCAACAACATGATCAACCATAACCTGCTCATCCTATAATATCTAATAATGAGTTAGTTTAGGTGGATCTTCTTAAGTATATGGTGTCTTGTAAGAATGTGACACTCTAAAATACTATTAGACGTATTCGAATGTACTACTACATGGCAGAGGATCTGGCACACTTCGTGCTTCCTATGGTACCAAATAATTATAGAAATCATCAAACATTGCATAATCTTTGCGGAACATAGTGGGAGGAGCATGTCTCGCTTAGAAAGATGTAGATGCATCATACGTGGTCCATAAGTCAACCATCAGGAGTAGAATGCTATTTCATCTAAGGGACGCGTCTGACGACGACCGTCATACGGTGTATAACATATATCATCTGTTGTAGTGTGGTAAATAAATACTTTGAACAATTCGATCACATTATTCTCTATGAGTAGAACGTATGCGCAAGCACATGAAAAATTCTCAAAGTAGTCATCCGTATATGAACAACCATAGATGTATGGAAAGTGAAAGAGGATCCATGCCTGAAAATGGTTCAAACAAAATATTAGTAACATTGTAGCATAAGTGTTATGAAGTACTAGTAACATTAAATGtgtaatatataatatattacAGTAAATAGCGCGTTGCCTGTTGTCATTTGTTTAGTCTTCCAAAGACAAACTTCACTTACCTTCGAGTACATGTAAATCAAACAACCAGTCATCAGTTGTACTCATAAATGCACTCGAAGTCAATGAAGTATCTATGGTAAACGACATCGACATAATAAGCACTTTTACCCACAAATATGGATGTGACAACCAAATACATGAGGTACGACCTTAATGCACATGCTCTATGATTGCATAACCTGTGCATCATCACCATGACTCAAGTGGTTTCTGTATAGCTCCTCTAGAAATAAAAATCTAGCATAACACCTTCTAGTGTCATCCATCTCCTTTTGGGCACCATCTAGGTCATCTCCCAAATAAGTCATTATCATGTTCAGTGCATTAGATCTGGTGATTTTAGAGAAGTATAATATTCACCCCCTGATTAGAAGATGTAGCAGGGATGACACATCATCTTATGTGATTGACATCTCACAAATCAAAAGTTAACTCTTTGTTGACACATGTGTCAAGTGATATGCAAAATGTATGTATGCAATAGTTATCATTTAACTATCTAACTTTTTCTTGATGAAATATCAATCAATTCCAATATGTTTTGTCGTATCATGTTGAACATAATTATGCATAATACTGATGATTTATTTAATGTCACAAAACAATTTTATAGGATCTTTAGATTATATCTTCAAAGTTTATAACATTTATTTGATCTATAAAATTCAAACAACATTCATCTTTGTCACATGTACAAATGTCTCCTTGTAAACAATATTATTTATTTTGAGTATAACTTTTGCCACTATTCTTGTCTTCTAAGCTGTAACGACTAAAGGTGCCATATAATTTGTGTGTTTTGCAATATACCCATCTAAATCCAACGATCTTCTTACCTTCTTATTTTTCAACAATTATTTGAGTATCAACAATTATTTGAGTATCATTTTTTTAAGTATTTTTATTTTCTCACTCAGTTTGGATACAATATTTACTTTTCAATACTTTTTCAACAGATGATAGGGTTTTCACATAATCAATAGTTGCAATTAAACTCTAATAATGCGTGGAAAGATGTTTAAAGTAGACATGTAATAGAATATCCATACATAGAAGTAAAAGATCCTTTACCCTTTCTGAATGTTTTTTGGTTAGATACAATGCTTGATGGCACTAGAAACTTGTAACATGCTATACTGTGTGGAGCCTTTTCCTACAAATATATATGTTGGCTGTATTAAATATTTATTAAGACTTGTGAAATTTATGCCTTCTTCGgattttttgagttttttttgAATTGGATATATACTCCATGCAATGTAGGCATTATTTAGTTGGATAaaattgttggtgcacaagatAAAGATGGAAGAAGAGAGAAGATAGAATAACAAACTTTAACTACTCTGCTAAAACGGTTACAATAAAATGGTTGCACATATACTGCAATACAATGTTCAGTAGATACAACTGTTGACAACTACAATactatatatacacaaataacaATGCCACGTAGACGAAATATTAAAATACTGAATTACCCTTCAACACCATCCCATAATTTATGATTTAACTAATTAAAACTAATAACACCAACTCCATTCCTTAAGtggagaaattgatcagtcttgatcactttcgtcagaacatctgccaactgcttctggGTACTACAATGCATAACTTCTAGCACTACATTATGAACCTGACTTCTTAGAAAAtgatacttagtctcaatatgcttgcttctcccatgcaacactgtGTTCTTGACAAGATTGATTGCAtacttgttatcaatcatcagcttcagaggctTGTTTACCTTGATCTTCAGATCATGCCGTAAATTAAGAAGTCAAACAACTTGACATGCAACCACAACATCTACAATATATTCAACATCAcaggttgacaaagcaacaactAGTTGtttcttggaacaccaagaaataaGACCTCCTATATACTTGAACAAATATCTAGAGTACTTCTTTTGTCAACTCTGTTTCTACATCAATCAGAGTCTGAGTAACACATCAACTTTGAATTAGCCTTTTCACCAGAAtggaacaaaactccatacttcagagtcccCTTAATATATCTTAGAATCATGACAACAacttggtaatgagaccacttcAGTTTACTCATGAACCCATTAAACCATTCAAACTACATAGCAAATGTTAGGTatggtattacacaaatacctcagagatcTAACTAGCTACTTGAAAGTTCTAGCATCTACATCAATACCTTTAGAGTTAAAATCCAATTTGTGATTTGTTTCTGCAGGGGTGGCACCAACTCGaatctcttcagaagctcaagttcttctttcatggccttcaaccacactttcttcttgagagcTTCTTCAATACTCTCTGATTCAAAGAATACTAACATGACACACTAATCTACTTCTCCCTCAGACTCTACTTTAGTATCTTGCAATatgtcaaactctgcaaatctTATTGGTATTTTTCTTATTCTTTGTGGCATCTGAACTTGTTTAGAATCCCCTTCTGATTCTGGAACAATATCAGATGCTTGACCACCCCAAAAGTTGGACCAACTTCAGAGGCAATGATCAGACTCGACTTCAGATTTAGAGTCATCTTCTGACTCTGAATCATATTCAGAGTCTTCTTCAGAATTAGAAATCGTCAATCgcacatgttcatcatcatcagaTTCAAAAGCCATCAATAGCATAGGTTTATCATCAAAATCTCCTTTGGCTATGTTTGCTTCTTCTGacttcctttccttgtttgaccaacaataCTTAGCAAAATGGACAAACCTACTACAATAGTAACATTAAACCATTCTCTTTTCAAGTTTCTCTCTCCCCTTCTAATGTTTCTTATCATCAGAATTGGAGGCTTCTAACTTCTGAGATATACCATGTCTTTTCTTGGCCTCTGACCAAGACCGCTTTTGGTCCTTCTTGACAAAAGAAGCTTTCAGAGCCTGCTATACCTGTCTCTCAGAGGTTCTTTCAGTCAATCGCAACCCTTGCGCCTCTAGACTACTTTGCAACTCTTatattctcatggtgctcagatccttagaatgttcaattgctacaacgATGTAATTAAACcgaggagtaagagatctaagtaccttGTCAATGATGCTTTCTTCagagagagtttctccacacgatttcatctcatttgtgatcagaattactatggagatgtagtcaggtaccttctcattgttcttcataCAAAGATTTTCATATTGCTTACATAGAGACTGAAGCTTTACgttcttcactgatgcatcaccaTCGTAGCACCATACCAGTGTGTCCCACATAGCCTTCATCGTCGTCGAATCAAtgattttctcaaacacgttcaCATCCACGCACTGATGGATGTAAAGCAACGCCTTATGATCCTTATTCCTCAGATCACAATGAGCATTTCTATGCACATTCGTTGCATTTTCTGGTAGTGCAACCTGAACGTAACCATCATTGACAAGATCAAGAATATCTTAAGCGTCAAATAACACAAGCATCTgaatcatccaacgattccagttcTTGCCATCGAACACTGGAAGCTTAGTACTCAGCTAACCGTTTCCGTTCATCTCCAACCTTGTGCAATACACTCAGATCTTACTAAACACTAGTGTTTCCTAATCTTGCAGAATCAATATATGTGATTCTGTTATGATTGCAATCAAAATTTCAACACAAACTCAAGAaacaaaatcaatcacacaaGGCCTCACTGTTCACTCATGTTTCCACGTGGATCTGAATcagagctctagataccaattgttggtgcacaagatgaagaagatgaagatggaaggagagagagagagaagagagaataataaacTTTCACTACTCTGCTAAAACGGTTACAACAAAATGGTTGTACACACACTGCACTATAATGCTCAATGGATACGACTGTTGACAACTACAATACTATATATACATAAATGATAATGCCACATAGGCGAAATACTAAAACACTGAATTACCCTTCAACAAAAATCACAATAAACAACACAAACTCTTTTTGAGagtttaattttaaaaaatagaaattatATTGCTAGTTGAGTGAGTAATTTTAAAGATCCTCTAGCATAATTTGGATTTATAGTTAAGAAAGCCAGATGTTTGTATACTATATTTTTTCTATTCTCAACACCTTACATTAAGGGTCTGTTTGTTTTACcttttttaaaaatgatttttatagtgtgACATAATTTTGTGTAAATAAAAATTTACAAAGAAGCTTTTCATAaaaacttcaaatgaaaattttgtttgaatagttatttttaaaattttattttaaatatttcatcattttattgaaactttttttggatatcaaaattttaaaaaatcacttaattttgagTTTATCAGTACTTACTTACCACAATCGAGTGATTTATATGCATTTGACCTCATTAAGAGTGTTTTTCATGTTTAAGAGTACTTGATAAGCCACTTGATCTTTTGGAAAGTTCCTATGTATTTAACAGGTTTTGGAGACAAAGAGAAAAGCAAAGAGACCAAGCTCTAGGCTAATATACATATATAGACGCCCAAAGCAGAAAACAACAACCATCATGCTCATACACGTATCATTGGGTAACACAACTCACATACACACAACTTATGCGTATCAGATCCAACAAAGCAAATGCAACCTTCATgctcatacgcgtaccacctagTCAGACAACTCAAATATGTTGCTTCGTACGCATATCAGAACCGACACAACAAACGTCATCTGCCCATACACGTATCAATACGCGTATAGGGTTCTGCAGTAGACAACTTACGCATATCCAGATGAAAATCCCCCTGCTCATATGCATATTCATACACGTATCCCTCCTATGGGCGCCTAGAATTGCAAAAAAGGTCCAATTTGAGTAGTTAACGAGAGAGAATGACTTTTTGAGGTTTTATCTTGTTTTTTGATGGCAAGTTATGAATTAGGAGCAAAAGAACACAATAGAAGCAAGGCGAAACATCAATTTCAAAGGATTTCTCCATTTAAGATTCTTCATCTTTGATCTTTGTGTATTGTTTAACAATTTTATTATGTCtttcatcatcattattatgCATAGCTAAACCCTCAAATGCTAGGGATGAGCCACTGTttttgaatgagttatattttCTGAATTAATCTTTATAATGACTCGTATTTTATTTTCTGCATTTATTTCTTTATGAGTTTAATCCTTTTTCTCTCTGAAAATTTGATAATGGTTTACGGTTATCTGTTAGGAAGAAGTTTCAATAAAAACACTTGATTGAAGTATTTTATATTAGATATCACCTAGAACTAGGGATACCGTATAAACTTTGTATAAAATAGGGATAAACAGATTAATTCGAAGATGTGTACACGAAGGAGAACAAGAGAATATACTTAAACATTAACATAACTTTGAATATGTAGGACATTTTAATGGAGACCGAACAAGAACTAAAGTACTTCTATCAGGATTGTACTGGCCAACTTTGTTCAAAGATATGTCCTACCATGTGAAAGAATGTGATTGCTGCCAACGGACTAGAAATATTTCTAAAAGAAACGAGATGCCCCAAAATCCTATGATAGAAGTAGAGCTTTTTGATGTATGaggtatagatttcatgggactTTTTCCACCGTCCTTCTGTAAGAATTTTATTTTGGTTGCAGTTGATTACGTGTCAAAGTGGATGGAAGTTGTCACACTACCTACTAATGATGCTAAAGTGGTAATTGAATTTCTCAAGAAGAATACATTCTTGAGGTTTAGGGTACCAAGATCACTAGTGAGTGATGAAGGGACACACTTACTAAACTAGATGATGTAGAGTTTGCTTAGAAAACATAATGTGAAACATCGAGTAGCTACACCATATCATACTTAAACAAGTGGACAAGTGAAGCTGTCTAATAGGAAATCAAGCTGATTTTAGAGAAGATTATAAGCGCCTTAAGAAAAGATTGGTCGGTAAAACTTGCTGATGCATTATAGGCATATAGAACAACATTCAAGACTCTAATAAGTATTTCGCCTTATTAGTTAGTTTTTGGAAAACCGTGTCATTGTCCGTTAGTGTTAGAATACAAAGCATTTCGGGCCTCCAAATTCCTTAAATGTGATCCTTTTTAAACTGGTGAATCTCAAACTCTATAACTCcacgagttagaagaatttaGAAATGGGGCTTATCAGAATGGCAAGAATTTTAAAGAAAAAACTGATAAATTGAATGATCGAAATATTCAATTTTTTTGGGAGGGGCAGTTAGTTCACTTTTTCAATTCCTGGTTAAAACGTTTTCCTGGGAAGTTGAAGTCTTGATGGTTTGGACCTTACATGGTAAGCAAAGTTTTTCCTTATGAGGAAATCGAGCTATAAAATGATACCAATGGAGATACATTCTAATTAAATGGCATCAACTTAAACCATATTATGGGGATAAGAAGTTGGGATGGTTAAAGATGTGAAACTCACTCCAATGTAGACATCTAAAAGTCCAGCTATAGATGTAAAAAAACTCTTCTTGGGAGGCAATCTCCAGTATTTTGTTAGAGATTACCCTTGATATGTCAATCAGTTTTCCTCTTATAATGTACCATACTGGTTCTCTAGTTTGTAGGGTTGCATATGAAGTGTGGTTGCAAGCAATGATATTGTGAAGAAGGAAGGTCATCTAGGTTTGGTCTTAGATGATGTGAATGAACCTCTTGAAACGAATAAGGTGCCCACATCATCCCAACTTATAACTTCTCTTTGCTTCACATATCTCAATAGTTATACAATCTTAGTCCCAATTACCTTTGGCTACTTGTATTGTGAAGAGGTTCAATCTCCTTGAGTTTTCCATGTAATGGTCTTCAATGTAAGCATGTATGACATCTCTATCAAATGGAACTCTTCGGCCCTGAACCCAAAATACCTTAACCAATGGTTCATCCTCATTAGGTTTAACGTTAGCATAAAATTTACTGACAATGTCAAGGTAGACAAGCTCATAAAAGTGTGCTAGAACTCTCCAACCTCTTGCGTTGATTTCTTGCACTACAACTGAATATTCCCCTAGATTTTCAAAGTCAAATGTCTTCTCTGAACTAAGTTGCGACTTTCGAATTTAGTATGGAAATATTCATGAATGTAGATTTTAAACCTGTGCTCATTATAGAGTATGGCAGTGATACAATGCCAAAGCTTTGCCTTTTTCTTCCGATTGTGGGTCTTCTAGAAACCATTTGCAACAACTAATTAACAACATACATGGAATGTCATTTGTTAGGAAACATGTCAAAATTTATAGATTTGCAAGCTTCTCTATGCATGTTGTTTCGACAAGATAGATGGAAATCTAGGTTCACAAATTCTTTGACTATGTTTTTTCATACATGCAGTCAATTCACCCAATAACCAAATTATGCCAATGTCTAATACATTACCTAAAAATTCAGAACGCACAATATCTTCATTGCTCATCCTATGGTGTCAGTTCAATTGTTCATGCATGTAAAGTTCATATATATTTTGTAAACCTCATGAATCACTTAATTCATTCCTAATTCAGTTCTAAACTAGAAAAAATACTGAGTGTTTTCAATTAATTTCATGATGTTGAAACCTtaaagcataaaaagaaaaatgacatacCTGAGCAATTTCTAAACTGGATCAAAATTTATAAATTTTGTGTTTTTATCCTTGGATGCTTGTCTCTAGTGTGTTCTAGGTTTTTTTTCCTCGTGTCTGAGACAGTTGAAGAAAAGGTGTGGAAATGATTGAAGTATGTGTTTTTAATTTAGTTCTCATTTCCACAAGTCCTGTAACAGGTTTCTCACTAGTCGAGATCCTTCTCTCTTGTCGAGAACTCACGTTTAGACTTTTAGTTTTCCATCGGGTGCTTTAGGAGAGAACTGACATGTGCCAAAGTTCTCTTAGCCAGCCTCCCTTTAGTTTGCTTTGGAATTTTGCTTCTATCACTATgattttttattaaattaaaagACTAACTAGAAAAACTGTAAAAAAAAATGGTTGGGTTACCCCCAACAATCGCTTGTTTAACATAAGTAGCTTGACCGTTTCAGTGTCACGAAATACATATTTCCTCATAACATACATCATGATGTTTGATAATGACATTCACTTAACCTTTGTCAAAGTCTACCAGCATCCTTGTCGTCTTTATGAATGGTCATCCCGGAATGAGAGATATCTTTGGGTCTGCCTAAATGTCTAGTACCATTAAATCTACAAGAAATGATAACTTATCGATTTTGATTAGTACATCTTTAATAGTTCTCACTAGTTTCCTGCAAGTTTTTTCTACCGTTTGATGTGTTGTTACGATGGTTCTAATTCAAGGTTACCAATTTTTTGTTCCACTTATAATGGTATTATGTTTACACTTGCACCCTAGTAAATAAGTACATCTCCAACTTTCGTACTACCTATTGAGACAGATAATATGACTACACCATGATCAATTTCCTTCTAGGTTAGAGTTTGTTGGATGACT from Lathyrus oleraceus cultivar Zhongwan6 chromosome 7, CAAS_Psat_ZW6_1.0, whole genome shotgun sequence encodes the following:
- the LOC127106244 gene encoding cellulose synthase A catalytic subunit 6 [UDP-forming], with amino-acid sequence MHTGGRLIAGSHNRNEFVLINAEENGRIKSVCELSGQICQICGDEIEVTVDGEPFVACNECAFPVCRPCYEYERKEGNKACPQCKTRFKRLKGSPRVEGDEEEDGIDDIDNEFDYELDEFGQQVNSDSLFSGRLNTGRGSHNNISGANSEHGSPPLNPEIPLLTYGEEDPEISSDRHALIVPPYMNHGNKVHPMPYTDPSIPLQPRPMVPKKDIAVYGYGSVAWKDRMEEWKKRQSDKLQVVKHEGDGKDGSFGDDLDDDPDMPMMDEGRQPLSRKLPIPSSKINPYRIIIILRLVILGLFFHYRILHPVNDAYGLWLTSVICEIWFAVSWIMDQFPKWYPITRETYLDRLSLRYEKEGKPSELSSVDVFVSTVDPMKEPPLITANTVLSILAVDYPVDKVACYVSDDGAAMLTFEALSETSEFARKWVPFCKKYNIEPRAPEWYFGQKMDYLKNKVHPAFVRERRAMKRDYEEFKVRINSLVATAQKVPEDGWTMQDGTPWPGNDVRDHPGMIQVFLGHDGVRDVEGNELPRLVYVSREKRPGFDHHKKAGAMNSLVRAAAIITNAPYILNVDCDHYINNSKALREAMCFMMDPQLGKKICYVQFPQRFDGIDRHDRYSNRNVVFFDINMKGLDGLQGPIYVGTGCVFRRYALYGYDAPAKKKAPSKTCNCLPKWCCWCCGSRKKKNLNNKKDKKKKVKHSEASKQIHALENIEAGNEGAIIEKPSNLTQLKLEKRFGQSPVFVASTLLDNGGVPHGVSPASLLKEAIQVISCGYEDKTDWGKEVGWIYGSVTEDILTGFKMHCHGWRSVYCIPKRPAFKGSAPINLSDRLHQVLRWALGSVEIFFSKHCPIWYGYGGGLKLLERFSYINSVVYPWTSLPLIVYCTLPAICLLTGKFIVPEISNYASIVFMALFISIAATGILEMQWGGVGIDDWWRNEQFWVIGGASSHLFALFQGLLKVLAGVDTNFTVTSKAADDGAFSELYIFKWTSLLIPPMTLLIMNIVGVIVGVSDAINNGYDSWGPLFGRLFFALWVIIHLYPFLKGLLGKQDRMPTIVLVWSILLASILTLLWVRVNPFVSRDGPVLEICGLNCDDT